The region CCGCCCCGGGACGGTGTCCACGGGCTCCACCACCAAGCGCACGCCGGCCGCGGGCGTCGCGTCGTCGGGCAGCCGCAGCAGGCCGCGCACCACGCGTCGCTCGGCGCAGACCACGTCCGGCAGCACCGTGTCCGTGCGCGGCACCACCGCGTTGGTGAGGGTGAGCCCGGCGGCGGAGCCGGGCGGCGGCACCACCACCAGCTCCAGCGGCGTCTCGGCGGGGCTGGGCAGTGAGCGCAGCTCGAAGCGGCCCTCCAGGTCCGTGGTGGCGAGGGGGCTCGCGAAGGTGCCGCCCCCGCTCACGCGCCCCTGGAGCGACACCGTGGCGGAGGCGACGGGGCGGCCATCGAGCGCCACCACGCGGCCCGTCACGAGTACCGGCGCGCCGAAGTCTCCCAGCTCCAGCTCCACCGGGGCCGTCAGGTCCACGGGGAAGGTCTGCTGGGGGATGAGCGCGTCGTCGTGGAGGGCCGTCACCCGGAGGAGCACGGTGCTGGCGGTCGCGGCCTCGGGGGCCAGCGCCAGCGAGAACGCGCCCGTGGCGGCCGTCACGGGGATGCGCTGGGAGAGCGGACGCAGCTGGGCGTCCAGGGCCTCCACCGCGAGCCCGGAGGGCACGGCGGCGCCGTCATGGAGCGTCACCTGGCCCTGCACCCGCACGACGGCGGCGGGGGCGGGGAGCAGCCACTGCATCGCGAGCGTCTCGCCCGGGGACACGGTGCCGGTGCTCGTCGCCGGCGGGACGTCCGGGTCCTCGGCCACCAGCGTCACCGCGTACTGGCCGCTGGCGACGGGGAGCGCCCACTGGCCGTTGTCGGGCACGATCAACGCCTGGTGGTAGCGGGCCACGCCCGGGATGAGGGCGCTGGTGCCGATGGCGCGCACGAAGAGCGGATCCGAATAGGGGCGGGTGGCGGTGCTGGACGGCGTGGGCGGCGTCACCGTGGAGCGCGTCACCAGGCCCCGCACGGACGCCTCGCCGAAGAGCTGCAGGTTCTGCTCGGCGCGAAGGCGCCCCACCGGGAAGTCCTGGGCGTACAGGCCCAGCGCCGGGTTGGGCGTCACCTCCACCACGATGTCCTGGCCCGGGTCTCCACAGCCGTCGACGAAGCAGGTCTCGTTGGCGGAGCAGTCCGCGTCGGAGGTGCAGACCAGGAGCGAGTCCGCGGGGGGCTCCTCCAACAGGGCGCAGCGGGTGTTGCCGGCCAGCAGCACCAGCGCGGCCAGGAGCCGTCGGGCGGGAGCGCCGCTCATCGGCAGTCTCCCTGCACCGTGTTCACCACCCAGGTGTAGCTGATGACGAAGCCCGGGTCGATGATGGTGCCGCCGTCGGGCAGGTTCACCACGCGCGACTCGGGCTGTCGGTCCGTCAGCTCCGCGTCGCTCACCAGGGCCTCCACCAGGTGCTGGCCCGGCGCGCTCAGCTCCGAGTTCGCGGACGCCAGGTTGATGCGCAGCGTGCCGCGGTCCGGCCGGCGCGCCTCGCCGTTGTTGGTGAGGGCGATCTCCCGGTAGGGCCCGCGCGGGTCCTGCGGGTTGTAGTCGATGAACCAGTGCACCTTGATGCGGTCATCGACGTCCGGGTCCTCGACGGCGACCTCGAACGTCAGCTCGCAGCGCGTGGCGCCGAAGTCCCGGATGATGCGCTCCTGGGGCAGCACCAGCGTCTCGATGATGCGCGGCGAGCGGTTCATGAACCGCGGCACGTCGTCGAGCAGGGTGTCGTCCTGGGGCAACAGACAGCCGACGAGCAGCAGGCCCAGGGCCGAGGCCAGGACACACATCGCCCGTCCCTGTCCGGGAGGCCTGTCCCTGGGTGCTCGCGCCGTCGTCGAATCCATCAGCCGTGTGTCCGGGGCCGCCTCAGAGCAGCTCGTCGCTTTCGTCGGGAGGCAGCGGCCGGCCGGTCTTTTCCGCCTCCAGCTTCTCCAGGTGTCGGAAGATGGTGCGAGGGTCCACGCCCAAATCCTTGGCCGTCTTGGTCCGGTTGCCGTTGTTCCGCGCGAGCACTTCGTTGATGTAACGCTTCTGGAACTCTTCCTTGGCCTGGAGCAGCGGCATGATGGGCTCCAGGTTCTCCGGCTTGAGGTCCAGGTCGTCCGGGCCCAGCAGCGGCTTGTCGGACAGCACGACGGCCTTCTTGATGCGGTTCTCCAGCTCGCGGATGTTGCCCGGCCAGCCGTACTTCTTCATCGACACCGCGGAGGACGGGGTGAAGCCCTTCGCCCGGGAGCTGAACTCGCGCGAGTACTTCTGGAGGAAGAACCGGCCCAGCACCACCACGTCCTCGCCGCGCTCGCGCAGCGGGGGCAGCTTCAGGGTGACGACGTTGAGGCGGTAGTAGAGGTCCTCGCGGAAGGTGTTCCGCTTCACCTCCTCCTCGAGGATCTTGTTCGTCGCGGCGACGACGCGGATGTCCACCGGCTCCCCGCGGTTGTCGCCGACCTTGTAGACGATCTTCTCCTGCAGCGCGCGCAGCAGCTTCACCTGGAGCTGCAGCGGCATCTCGCCAATCTCGTCCAGGAAGAGCGTGCCGCCGATGGCCGCCTGGAACTTGCCCGCCTTGGTGGCCACCGCGCCGGTGAAGGCGCCCTTCACGTGGCCGAACAGCTCGCTCTCCAGGAGGTTCTCGGGGATGGCGCCGCAGTTGATGGTGATGAACGGGCCCTTCAGGCGCGGCGAGCGCCGGTGGATCTCGCGGGCGATGAGCTCCTTGCCCGTGCCCGTCTCGCCGGTGATGAGCACGGAGATGTCCGTGGGGGCGATCTTGTCGATGCGCTTGTAGACGTCCCGCATGCCCTGACATGCGCCCACGATGTCGCCGTAGCGCTGGTCCTCCAGCTTGCGGCGCAGCTCCGTGTTGTCCAGCTTGAGGTCATTGACCAGCATCGCGTTCTGCAGGACGAGCGACGCCTGCGCCGCGAAGATGGTGAGCATGTCCGCGCTCTTGGGCTCGAACCGGTTCACCAGCCGGTCGTTGCCCACGTAGATGACGCCGAACAGGTCGCCCTTGTGCATCAGCGGCACGCACATGACCGAGTGCACGCGCAGGTTGACCACGGACTCGCTGGCCTTGAACTCGGGCGCGTCCACCGCGTCCGCGACGATGAGGGGCCGCTGGTCCTTGACCACCTTGGCGATGATGGAGTCGGACAGCTTCTCCACCGCGTCCTCGATGTTCTCCCGCGCCACGTTGCGCGCCACCTTCACGCGCGGGTCTCCGCTCTCCATCAGGATGAGGAAGCCCTTGTCGGCGCGCGTCACCTCGATGGCCTCGTCCATCAGGCTCTCGAGGATGCGCTCCACGTCGTAGAGCGCCAGCAGCCGCTCGCTGAAGGCGGTGAGCCGGCGCAGCATGGCCAGCTCGCGGCCGGGCACCCCGGGCAGCTCCGTGGTGTGCGAGTCCGACGTGTCCTGTCTCGCCGTCGCCTCGCGGTGCGTCGTCGGGGTGAGCGCGGAGGGCGGGGGCGCGCGCGGGGCATCCTCGCGGGAGAACTTCAGCTCGGTGCCGCCCACGCGCAGCACGTCGCCGGTGGCGAGCGCGTGCGTGTCGCGCTTCTTGCCGTTGACCTGCACGGTGGCGCCCAGCGTGCCCACCTCGTAGCGCGTGCCGTCGAAGGTGACGTGCAGGGCGCTGTCGGGGACACCGGGGTCGTCGAGCGCGATGTCGTTGTCCGCGCTGCGGCCGATGCTGGTGATGCGCTTGTGCAGGGCGATCTCGCGGACCTTGCCATCAGGACT is a window of Myxococcus guangdongensis DNA encoding:
- a CDS encoding sigma 54-interacting transcriptional regulator yields the protein MASLTVRSPDGKVREIALHKRITSIGRSADNDIALDDPGVPDSALHVTFDGTRYEVGTLGATVQVNGKKRDTHALATGDVLRVGGTELKFSREDAPRAPPPSALTPTTHREATARQDTSDSHTTELPGVPGRELAMLRRLTAFSERLLALYDVERILESLMDEAIEVTRADKGFLILMESGDPRVKVARNVARENIEDAVEKLSDSIIAKVVKDQRPLIVADAVDAPEFKASESVVNLRVHSVMCVPLMHKGDLFGVIYVGNDRLVNRFEPKSADMLTIFAAQASLVLQNAMLVNDLKLDNTELRRKLEDQRYGDIVGACQGMRDVYKRIDKIAPTDISVLITGETGTGKELIAREIHRRSPRLKGPFITINCGAIPENLLESELFGHVKGAFTGAVATKAGKFQAAIGGTLFLDEIGEMPLQLQVKLLRALQEKIVYKVGDNRGEPVDIRVVAATNKILEEEVKRNTFREDLYYRLNVVTLKLPPLRERGEDVVVLGRFFLQKYSREFSSRAKGFTPSSAVSMKKYGWPGNIRELENRIKKAVVLSDKPLLGPDDLDLKPENLEPIMPLLQAKEEFQKRYINEVLARNNGNRTKTAKDLGVDPRTIFRHLEKLEAEKTGRPLPPDESDELL
- a CDS encoding carboxypeptidase regulatory-like domain-containing protein; the protein is MSGAPARRLLAALVLLAGNTRCALLEEPPADSLLVCTSDADCSANETCFVDGCGDPGQDIVVEVTPNPALGLYAQDFPVGRLRAEQNLQLFGEASVRGLVTRSTVTPPTPSSTATRPYSDPLFVRAIGTSALIPGVARYHQALIVPDNGQWALPVASGQYAVTLVAEDPDVPPATSTGTVSPGETLAMQWLLPAPAAVVRVQGQVTLHDGAAVPSGLAVEALDAQLRPLSQRIPVTAATGAFSLALAPEAATASTVLLRVTALHDDALIPQQTFPVDLTAPVELELGDFGAPVLVTGRVVALDGRPVASATVSLQGRVSGGGTFASPLATTDLEGRFELRSLPSPAETPLELVVVPPPGSAAGLTLTNAVVPRTDTVLPDVVCAERRVVRGLLRLPDDATPAAGVRLVVEPVDTVPGRRLPPDLATETITDGNGEYTLRLDPALYRLDAVPGENLPRISRFVSVVPGIDGVAQAVPTFSLQRGRTLRGRALSFAREPGVPPGLAFASIRFYRVVNVEGRPSSVLLAQSVTDTLGRYTALLPIR